From a single Constrictibacter sp. MBR-5 genomic region:
- a CDS encoding DUF3489 domain-containing protein — protein MSNLTDAQRLVLTAAAQRADRSLQPLPASLTGGAAIKVVNALVTRGLAEKAEEGERISEQGLAAIGAGVEQPTPDQAKTRAPRPGTKQALLIEMLRRSQGATIEEVVVATGWQSHTVRGAIAGALKKKLQFDVTSEKVEGRGRIYRIA, from the coding sequence ATGAGCAATCTCACCGACGCCCAGCGCCTCGTCCTCACCGCCGCCGCACAGCGGGCCGACCGGTCGCTCCAGCCGCTGCCGGCGAGCCTGACGGGCGGTGCGGCGATCAAGGTGGTTAACGCGCTCGTGACCCGCGGGCTGGCGGAGAAAGCCGAGGAGGGTGAGCGCATCAGCGAACAGGGGCTGGCGGCCATAGGCGCGGGGGTCGAGCAGCCTACGCCGGATCAGGCGAAGACCCGCGCGCCGCGCCCTGGTACCAAGCAGGCGCTGCTGATCGAGATGCTCCGCCGCAGCCAGGGGGCCACCATCGAGGAGGTGGTCGTGGCGACGGGCTGGCAGAGCCACACGGTGCGCGGCGCGATTGCCGGCGCGCTGAAGAAGAAGCTGCAGTTCGACGTCACGTCCGAAAAGGTCGAGGGGCGCGGGCGGATCTACCGGATCGCCTGA
- a CDS encoding DNA methyltransferase, with translation MADSLVACGFDIRAQIIWAKERLVLSRGDYHWQHEPCWYAVRRKAGGAWAGDRRQTTLWSIPGRDQDAATVHGTQKPVECMRRPMLNNTAPGQAVYDPFLGSGTSIIAAETCARACFGLELDPAYVDVIVERWQRFTGGTARILGEEVTFDDRKAALSAEPAKAD, from the coding sequence GTGGCCGACAGCCTCGTCGCCTGCGGCTTCGATATCCGCGCGCAGATCATCTGGGCGAAGGAGCGGCTGGTGCTCTCGCGCGGCGACTATCACTGGCAGCACGAGCCCTGCTGGTACGCGGTGCGCCGCAAGGCCGGCGGCGCCTGGGCGGGCGACCGCAGGCAGACGACGCTCTGGTCCATCCCGGGGCGCGACCAGGATGCGGCCACCGTGCACGGCACGCAGAAGCCGGTGGAGTGCATGCGCCGGCCGATGCTCAACAACACCGCGCCCGGACAGGCCGTGTACGACCCCTTCCTGGGATCGGGTACCAGCATCATCGCCGCGGAGACCTGCGCGCGCGCCTGCTTCGGCCTGGAGCTCGACCCGGCCTATGTGGATGTGATCGTCGAGCGCTGGCAGCGCTTCACCGGCGGCACCGCCCGGATCCTGGGCGAAGAGGTCACCTTCGACGACCGGAAGGCCGCCCTGTCGGCTGAGCCTGCCAAGGCCGACTGA
- a CDS encoding recombinase family protein, with amino-acid sequence MDRAIAYYRVSTRAQALSGLGIEAQRAAVHRFAEAEGVTIVAEHVEAESGKGTDALLRRPQLRAALDAARHARCPVIVARLDRLSRDVAFIAGLMAQRVPFLVAELGLDADPFMLHLYAALAEKERRLIAERTKAALTARRARGTKLGNPTNAPAAAALGRDVQVCEADRFAANVLPVIRAIEATGIASLRGIAAALDARGIPSARGGRWQVSNVRNVLRRKVTAERLC; translated from the coding sequence ATGGACCGGGCGATCGCCTACTACCGCGTCTCGACACGGGCCCAGGCCCTCTCGGGGCTCGGCATCGAGGCGCAGCGGGCGGCGGTGCATCGCTTCGCCGAGGCCGAGGGCGTCACAATCGTCGCCGAGCACGTCGAGGCGGAGAGCGGCAAGGGCACGGATGCGCTCCTGCGGCGGCCGCAACTCCGGGCGGCCCTGGACGCGGCCCGCCACGCGCGGTGCCCGGTCATCGTCGCCAGGCTGGACCGGCTCTCGCGCGACGTCGCCTTCATCGCCGGGCTGATGGCCCAGCGCGTGCCGTTCCTCGTCGCCGAGCTCGGGCTCGATGCCGACCCGTTCATGCTGCACCTCTACGCCGCCCTCGCCGAGAAGGAGCGCCGGCTCATCGCCGAGCGCACCAAGGCAGCCCTGACCGCACGCAGGGCCCGCGGCACGAAGCTCGGCAACCCGACCAATGCGCCGGCCGCTGCCGCCCTGGGGCGCGACGTGCAGGTCTGCGAGGCCGACCGCTTCGCCGCCAACGTGCTGCCGGTGATCCGCGCCATCGAGGCCACCGGCATCGCCAGTCTCCGCGGCATCGCCGCAGCCCTCGACGCCCGCGGCATTCCCAGCGCCCGCGGCGGACGCTGGCAGGTCTCCAACGTCAGGAACGTCCTCAGGCGGAAGGTGACGGCCGAGCGGCTTTGTTAG